TCGTCCCAGATGGCCAAAACGTCGCTCGCGAGGCGATGATGAGCGGTTCGACGCACGCCCTTTAAGCATAAGCTCTGCGCGGGCGGGGCTGCAACGAGGCTGCGGCAGCCGGTGCCTTCTTGAGGATGACGCCTGTAGCCGGAGTCTGCGACCCTGGAGCGCTACCGTGAAAATCCCAGCCTCGCAGAGGCCAGCTACAGAAGACTGGCGCAGATTTTCAACTTTGCCGCTCAACCGCGCAGCGGTGTGTCGCTGCCGGTCATGCCGTGATGCTTGATCTCGTGCAGCGTCTCTTTGGCCAGCCGGCTGTGGAAACGGCTGTAACCCAGGTAGATCACCAGCCCCACGCCCAGCCAGACGGCCAACCGCAGCCAGGTATCCCAGGGAAGGAAAAGCATCAGGGCCAAGTTCACGAAAATGCCCAGTGGTGCGACCAAATAGATCACGGGGCAAACAAAGGGGCGATGCACCCCCGGCTGCCGCACGCGCAGGATGAGAACCGCCGCGCACACGACGACGAAGGCCATCAGCGTGCCGATATTGACCATTTCTTCGAGCTTGCGAATCGGCGTGAACGCCGTCACGACGCAAATCACGGCCCCGGTTAGCATCGTCGCCAGGTGAGGCGTGCGGAATCGCGGGTGTACGTGTCCGAAAATCGGCGGCAACAGTCCATCACGCGACATCGCCATGAAGACGCGGACCTGGCTGAGGAACGTCACCAGCAGCACGCTGGTCATGCCTGCCAGGCCGCCTGCGGCGATCACCGCCGTGGCCATGCGCAACGAAGAGCTTTGTTCACGGTGTGCCAGATCGCTGAAGGCCTTTGCGATGGGGGCCTTGTCATCGATCGTCGGATAAGGGACCAAGCCCGTGATCACGGCCGAGACCGCGATATATAACACCGTACACAGCCCGAGCGAAATCAGGATGGCCATCGGCACGTCGCGTTGCGGGCGGATGGCTTCTTCGGCGTGAGTCGAAATCGAGTCGAAGCCGATGTAGGCGAAAAATACGATCGACGCGCCGAGCATGATGCCGGAAATGCCGTACGGGATGAATGGCGAGCGGGTAGCATCGTCGATCGGCACCAGATAATGGTTCAAACCCAACAGGCCGATCATGCCCCACTTTTCCGCGGCCATGTGCGGCGCTTTCTCGCGCACTTCGGCCAGCAGCTTTTCGGCCTCGGCTTTTTCCTCGGGCGTGGTGGCCAGACTTGGCTCGTGGATGCGTTTGGCGGCCGCCAGCGCTTCCTCAGCCTCGAGCGGGGTGATGTCTTTTTCTTCGAGCATGCGTTCCGTCTCGGCCTTGGCTCGCTCGAGCTTGTAGGCGGCCAACGCGTGCTGCTGCAACGCCGGGGCCCGCTCGATGGCCTCGGCCGTGCTCAGCTTTTCGGTGTGGATCAGGTGATCCTTGGCCAGCTTCGGGATCGCCGATTGCTCGGGCAGGATACGCTCGTTCGACGGAATGTCGGTCCAATTGGCCTGATTGACGTACGACCATCCCAAGACGATCACGAAGACCACCACGGCCAGTTTCACCAGGACCAGCACCGCGTTGGTCGACGCACTTTCGCGAATTCCCTTGATCAGCACGGCCGTAATCA
This genomic stretch from Pirellulales bacterium harbors:
- a CDS encoding amino acid permease; this translates as MFLKQLLRRKKIEVLLAEMAGENQLHRVLGPVSLTALGVGAIIGAGIFVTTGRAAAIDAGPAIIISYTVAAIGCAFAALCYAEFAAMAPVAGSAYTYAYATLGELFAWIIGWDLMLEYAMSCATVASAWSGYLNELLEALHLPRVAARWSSDPFSYADGAPLTFAINLPAILIMLLITAVLIKGIRESASTNAVLVLVKLAVVVFVIVLGWSYVNQANWTDIPSNERILPEQSAIPKLAKDHLIHTEKLSTAEAIERAPALQQHALAAYKLERAKAETERMLEEKDITPLEAEEALAAAKRIHEPSLATTPEEKAEAEKLLAEVREKAPHMAAEKWGMIGLLGLNHYLVPIDDATRSPFIPYGISGIMLGASIVFFAYIGFDSISTHAEEAIRPQRDVPMAILISLGLCTVLYIAVSAVITGLVPYPTIDDKAPIAKAFSDLAHREQSSSLRMATAVIAAGGLAGMTSVLLVTFLSQVRVFMAMSRDGLLPPIFGHVHPRFRTPHLATMLTGAVICVVTAFTPIRKLEEMVNIGTLMAFVVVCAAVLILRVRQPGVHRPFVCPVIYLVAPLGIFVNLALMLFLPWDTWLRLAVWLGVGLVIYLGYSRFHSRLAKETLHEIKHHGMTGSDTPLRG